A region from the Triticum urartu cultivar G1812 chromosome 1, Tu2.1, whole genome shotgun sequence genome encodes:
- the LOC125547318 gene encoding protein LNK4-like — translation MSSMSCYTLAEGGSIFPSGDELAGNQKTEQGNYWTQWNSRLSDDLNTTSLYSDEHENGIEQCFDDAEEHERSSQQERSSACPRVASSDCSTGPSEEHSEGPAPLELQHSKETNDIFLSQFSDDEMRMMDAPFQALDMFPGSMHRLLSYENMLSGVLTDSQNQETNPGHNEMDTMDTCGFPLFSHDLQNDPSSADGSLQTLLSASQDKAEVSTMKRSRSVADIESSSNGEVAVLEELEDVMFQLTKKTRVCLRDAFYRLAESSEAQCTAVNGGTLTCSNEQSFQQSEGTESSTSTSDRAERETNAIDRTVAILAFKPACSAAWE, via the exons ATGAGTAGCATGTCGTGTTATACCCTGGCAGAAGGTGGAAGCATCTTCCCATCTGGCGACGAACTCGCCGGGAATCAAAAGACAGAGCAAGGAAATTACTGGACACAATGGAATTCAAGGCTATCTGATGATTTGAACACAACAAGCCTATACTCAGACGAGCATGAGAATGGCATCGAGCAATGTTTCGACGACGCCGAGGAACATGAGAGGAGCAGCCAACAGGAGAGGTCTTCAGCATGTCCCAGAGTTGCATCTTCAGATTGCAGCACAGGGCCTTCAGAAGAACATTCTGAGGGGCCAGCGCCGTTGGAACTACAACACTCCAAGGAAACAAACGACATCTTCTT GAGTCAATTTTCAGATGATGAAATGAGGATGATGGATGCGCCGTTTCAGGCACTTGATATGTTCCCTGGCTCCATGCACAGGCTGCTGTCCTATGAGAACATGCTGAGTGGAGTATTGACTGATTCTCAAAATCAAGAAACAAATCCGGGTCATAATGAAATGGACACCATGGATACTTGCGGCTTTCCTTTGTTCAGCCATGACTTGCAAAATGATCCTAGCAGCGCTGATGGCAGCTTACAAACACTACTGAGTGCCTCCCAGGACAAG GCTGAGGTGAGCACCATGAAGAGGAGTAGATCAGTGGCCGATATAGAGAGCTCCTCCAACGGGGAAGTAGCAGTGCTTGAGGAACTTGAAGATGTCATGTTTCAG CTGACAAAGAAGACACGTGTATGCCTCCGTGACGCTTTCTACAGGCTGGCTGAAAGCTCGGAAGCGCAGTGCACTGCTGTAAATGGAGGAACACTGACGTGCTCAAACGAGCAAAGTTTTCAGCAATCAGAGGGCACCGAATCTAG CACCTCGACATCAGACCGTGCAGAACGGGAGACGAACGCGATAGACAGAACCGTGGCAATCCTTGCGTTCAAGCCGGCTTGCTCAGCTGCATGGGAATGA